One segment of Bradyrhizobium sp. WD16 DNA contains the following:
- the hisH gene encoding imidazole glycerol phosphate synthase subunit HisH has translation MSVAIIDYGSGNLHSAAKAFERAARELDVPPSIVVTSDPEVVAKADRIVLPGVGAFADCRAGLDALDGMVAALDEAVRQKARPFFGICVGMQLMATRGREYVTTAGLGWIAGDVEKIAPSDPALKIPHMGWNTLNVARPHAMLADLPLGEDGRHAYFVHSYHLHAADAADVVARADYGGPVTAIVARDSAFGTQFHPEKSQRFGLALIGNFLRWAP, from the coding sequence CGTCGCCATTATCGATTACGGTTCAGGCAATCTGCACTCGGCAGCGAAAGCCTTCGAGCGCGCCGCCCGTGAACTCGACGTCCCGCCATCGATCGTCGTCACCAGCGATCCCGAGGTGGTGGCCAAGGCAGACCGCATCGTGCTGCCCGGGGTTGGCGCCTTCGCCGATTGTCGCGCCGGCCTCGACGCGCTGGACGGCATGGTGGCGGCGCTGGACGAGGCGGTGCGCCAGAAGGCCAGGCCGTTCTTCGGCATCTGCGTCGGCATGCAGCTGATGGCGACGCGCGGCCGTGAATATGTCACCACCGCCGGCCTCGGCTGGATCGCCGGCGACGTCGAGAAGATCGCGCCGTCCGATCCGGCGCTGAAGATCCCGCACATGGGCTGGAATACGCTCAACGTGGCGCGGCCCCATGCCATGCTCGCCGACCTGCCGCTCGGCGAAGACGGCCGCCACGCCTATTTTGTGCACTCCTATCACCTCCATGCCGCCGATGCGGCGGACGTGGTGGCGCGCGCCGACTACGGCGGACCGGTCACCGCCATCGTCGCCCGTGACAGCGCCTTCGGCACCCAGTTCCACCCCGAAAAGAGCCAGCGCTTCGGCCTCGCTCTGATCGGCAACTTCCTGAGATGGGCCCCGTGA